Proteins encoded together in one Gammaproteobacteria bacterium window:
- a CDS encoding PAS domain S-box protein, with translation MESNELTRSFLEQTLTCHLFLDEQLYFLHANPAFLEVCKVSTTELQKNLSAHLPAPVLEIIQHSLSSKFPSRSYAELLSFGENSDTKAQYYDIATDLLFDDNGAVAGIVCSLCDVTDKVLADKKLLQESETRYEEVAASVPGAVFQLLVTPDGKLEVPFMSEGFARITGISSQDVVANPAVAFGAVHPDDVGTLRERIFSSAEQLQDHTAEFRLYTKSGELKWFQTRTHPHLLDDGSVLKHGFILDITDQKFSEQQLLSYRDDLESSIAERTAQVKEQAAIINQINEAVIATDLEGFITSWNWGAQRIFNYTPDHMIGRSILSIYPASQHLSIYSELLEPLHTEGTHKMERTLVRRDKTEFHASISLASLKSDTKTVKGIIAVIADQTEQRRTQNALKKHQAEAIALLNAVPDKIFQLNRDGEIKAAQVGQAATDAYRNINELFPVEISAKIKTYVMQSLDARETITFEYTDRENHTEYEARVAAISKNEAMMLVRNITQRKQAEQMKEANGQYFQSLDKISRILSGTSDLSTTLFLAMEELLNIFDVERAWLLYPLDTEAESFQIPVEATHPDYPGVYVQQVSIPMTDAIRAIGRQILSSDKPVVHDFSNLEGSAAVAGIVPVKSQISIAIYPRDGKPWMLGLHQCRKNRNWSSDEQRLFHDIAQRVSDTLSSKILLQRLEHELGWRIKTERELVEAKNIAEKANRAKSDFLSSMSHELRTPMNAILGFAQILAVEDLSDEHLDLVNEINVAGRHLMALINDILDLERIEAGTITIHKENTSLRHVIEECEHLIQPMAQAKNIQFQLTPDSKINTSVFTDRVRLKQVLLNLLSNAVKYNKPNGKVSLSCKKSKKNLAITVADTGVGISKEKQEILFTAFQRFGAERTNIEGTGIGLVITKSLVDLMGGTISVKSTPDVGTSFCVKLPIEEPVEQTLKT, from the coding sequence TTGGAATCAAATGAATTGACGCGAAGCTTTCTGGAACAAACGCTCACTTGCCACTTGTTCCTGGATGAGCAGCTCTACTTCCTCCACGCTAATCCCGCATTTTTGGAAGTTTGTAAAGTCAGCACGACCGAACTGCAGAAAAACCTTAGCGCACACCTCCCCGCCCCGGTTCTGGAAATCATACAACACAGTCTCAGCAGTAAATTTCCCAGCCGCAGTTATGCTGAATTGCTGTCATTTGGGGAAAATAGCGACACTAAGGCTCAATATTACGATATCGCCACCGATCTGTTGTTTGATGACAATGGCGCTGTAGCCGGCATCGTCTGCTCTCTTTGCGATGTTACCGACAAGGTTCTTGCTGACAAAAAACTGCTGCAGGAAAGCGAAACCCGATACGAGGAAGTCGCCGCCAGTGTACCCGGAGCGGTGTTTCAGTTATTAGTCACCCCTGACGGAAAACTGGAAGTCCCCTTCATGAGCGAAGGCTTCGCTCGCATCACGGGCATCAGCAGTCAGGACGTGGTGGCCAATCCGGCGGTTGCTTTTGGCGCAGTACATCCCGATGACGTGGGAACCCTGCGCGAACGCATTTTCAGCTCAGCGGAGCAACTACAGGACCACACTGCTGAATTTCGCTTGTATACCAAGTCGGGAGAACTTAAGTGGTTTCAAACCCGCACTCATCCGCACCTTCTGGACGACGGCTCCGTCCTTAAGCATGGCTTTATTTTGGATATAACCGACCAAAAATTCTCTGAACAACAATTACTTAGCTATCGTGATGATTTGGAGTCCAGCATTGCCGAACGCACCGCACAAGTCAAAGAACAGGCAGCTATCATTAACCAGATAAACGAGGCCGTCATTGCCACCGACCTGGAAGGATTCATCACCAGTTGGAACTGGGGAGCCCAACGAATTTTTAACTACACCCCCGATCATATGATCGGTAGGTCCATATTGAGCATCTACCCGGCGTCGCAACATTTAAGCATCTACTCCGAATTGCTTGAACCCCTGCACACAGAGGGCACCCACAAAATGGAACGAACCCTGGTTCGTAGAGATAAAACCGAATTTCACGCTTCCATTTCCTTAGCATCGCTTAAGAGTGACACAAAAACAGTTAAGGGCATCATCGCGGTTATTGCCGACCAGACCGAACAACGCCGCACCCAGAACGCACTAAAGAAACATCAAGCCGAAGCGATTGCCTTGTTGAACGCCGTTCCCGATAAAATTTTTCAGCTTAATCGCGATGGCGAAATCAAAGCGGCGCAAGTCGGCCAAGCTGCCACGGATGCCTACCGGAATATTAATGAACTATTTCCGGTAGAAATCAGCGCTAAGATCAAAACCTATGTCATGCAGTCCTTGGACGCTCGTGAAACCATAACGTTTGAGTATACCGATAGAGAGAACCATACTGAATACGAGGCCCGGGTCGCGGCCATCAGCAAGAACGAAGCCATGATGCTGGTACGCAACATTACCCAACGCAAGCAAGCGGAACAAATGAAAGAAGCCAATGGCCAGTATTTTCAAAGTTTGGACAAGATTTCCCGCATTCTTTCCGGAACCAGCGACCTGAGTACCACTCTCTTCCTGGCCATGGAAGAACTTTTGAATATTTTTGACGTGGAAAGGGCCTGGTTACTGTATCCGCTGGATACGGAGGCCGAGTCTTTCCAAATACCGGTTGAGGCCACCCACCCGGACTACCCCGGCGTTTATGTACAGCAAGTCAGTATTCCAATGACTGATGCCATACGCGCTATTGGCAGACAGATCCTATCCAGCGACAAGCCTGTGGTACATGATTTTTCCAATCTGGAGGGCAGCGCTGCTGTAGCCGGGATCGTTCCGGTTAAATCTCAAATCAGTATCGCCATCTACCCCAGAGACGGCAAACCGTGGATGTTGGGATTGCATCAATGCCGCAAGAACCGCAACTGGAGCTCTGATGAACAGCGTTTGTTCCACGACATCGCGCAGCGAGTCTCCGACACTCTGTCCAGTAAAATTCTTTTGCAGCGGTTGGAACACGAACTGGGTTGGCGCATAAAAACCGAAAGAGAGTTAGTAGAAGCCAAGAATATCGCTGAAAAAGCCAATCGCGCCAAATCGGATTTCCTTTCCAGCATGAGCCACGAACTACGTACCCCCATGAATGCCATATTAGGTTTTGCCCAAATTCTAGCGGTGGAGGATTTATCTGACGAACATTTAGATTTGGTCAATGAAATCAATGTCGCGGGCAGACATCTCATGGCACTGATCAACGATATCCTGGACTTGGAAAGAATTGAAGCCGGCACCATTACCATTCACAAAGAAAATACATCACTGCGTCATGTCATAGAAGAGTGCGAACACTTGATCCAACCCATGGCCCAAGCAAAAAATATTCAATTCCAACTGACGCCCGACTCCAAGATCAATACCAGCGTGTTTACAGACAGAGTGCGGCTTAAGCAAGTTTTACTCAATTTACTTTCCAATGCGGTTAAGTACAACAAACCTAATGGGAAAGTTAGTCTCAGCTGCAAAAAATCCAAAAAAAACCTGGCTATCACCGTGGCCGACACCGGCGTGGGGATATCAAAGGAAAAACAAGAAATATTATTTACCGCCTTTCAACGCTTCGGCGCGGAAAGAACCAATATTGAGGGAACCGGTATCGGCTTGGTGATCACTAAAAGTTTAGTAGACCTCATGGGAGGCACCATATCAGTGAAAAGCACACCCGATGTTGGCACAAGCTTTTGCGTCAAATTGCCCATCGAAGAACCTGTCGAACAAACCCTGAAAACATAA
- a CDS encoding form I ribulose bisphosphate carboxylase large subunit — translation MAKKYDAGVKEYRETYWMPEYTPKDTDILACFKVTPQPGVPREEVAAAVAAESSTGTWTTVWTDLLTDLDHYKGRAYAIEDVPGDDTCFYAFVAYPIDLFEEGSVVNVMTSLVGNVFGFKALRALRLEDVRFPIAYVMTCNGPPQGIQVERDILNKYGRPLLGCTIKPKLGLSAKNYGRACYEGLRGGLDFTKDDENVNSQPFMRWRHRFDFVMEAILKAEQETGERKGHYLNVTAPTSDEMMKRAEYAKEIGAPIIMHDYITGGWSANTQLAQWCQDNGMLLHIHRAMHAVLDRNPHHGIHFRVLTKILRLSGGDHLHSGTVVGKLEGDRDATLGWIDIMRDSYIKEDRSRGIFFDQDWGSMPGVLPVASGGIHVWHMPALVSIFGDDSVLQFGGGTLGHPWGNAAGAAANRVAVEACVEARNQGREIEKEGKDILINAAKSSPELKMAMETWKEIKFEFDTVDKLDVSHK, via the coding sequence ATGGCTAAGAAATATGATGCGGGCGTAAAAGAATACCGCGAAACGTATTGGATGCCGGAGTATACACCAAAAGACACCGACATCCTGGCTTGCTTTAAAGTAACCCCACAACCTGGCGTTCCGCGTGAAGAAGTTGCCGCGGCGGTTGCTGCAGAATCTTCAACCGGTACTTGGACCACTGTATGGACCGACTTGTTGACCGACCTGGATCACTACAAAGGCCGTGCCTACGCTATCGAAGACGTACCCGGCGATGACACTTGTTTCTATGCATTTGTAGCTTACCCCATCGACCTGTTCGAAGAGGGTTCCGTGGTTAACGTTATGACCTCTTTGGTTGGTAACGTATTCGGATTTAAAGCTCTGCGCGCACTGCGTCTGGAAGATGTTCGCTTCCCGATTGCGTACGTTATGACTTGTAATGGGCCGCCTCAAGGTATTCAAGTTGAGCGCGACATTTTGAACAAATACGGTCGTCCTCTGTTGGGTTGTACCATTAAGCCGAAATTGGGCTTGTCCGCGAAAAACTACGGCCGTGCTTGCTACGAAGGCCTGCGTGGTGGTTTGGACTTCACCAAAGACGACGAAAACGTAAACTCTCAGCCTTTCATGCGCTGGCGTCACCGTTTCGATTTCGTTATGGAAGCTATTTTGAAAGCTGAGCAGGAAACCGGCGAGCGTAAAGGTCACTACCTGAACGTAACCGCTCCTACTTCTGACGAAATGATGAAACGAGCTGAATACGCCAAAGAAATCGGCGCTCCCATCATTATGCATGACTACATCACTGGTGGTTGGTCTGCTAACACTCAATTGGCTCAATGGTGTCAAGACAACGGCATGTTGCTGCATATCCATCGCGCTATGCACGCCGTATTAGACCGTAACCCGCACCACGGTATTCACTTCCGCGTACTGACTAAGATCCTGCGTCTGTCCGGTGGTGACCATCTGCACTCCGGTACCGTTGTAGGTAAGCTGGAAGGTGATCGTGACGCTACCCTGGGTTGGATCGACATCATGCGTGACAGCTACATCAAAGAAGACCGTTCACGCGGTATTTTCTTCGATCAAGATTGGGGCTCAATGCCTGGCGTTCTGCCGGTTGCTTCCGGTGGTATTCACGTATGGCACATGCCTGCGCTGGTTAGCATCTTCGGCGACGACTCCGTACTGCAGTTCGGTGGTGGTACTCTGGGTCACCCCTGGGGTAACGCAGCGGGCGCAGCGGCTAACCGTGTTGCGGTTGAAGCTTGTGTTGAAGCACGTAACCAGGGCCGTGAGATTGAGAAAGAAGGTAAAGACATTCTTATCAACGCGGCTAAGAGCAGCCCGGAACTCAAGATGGCTATGGAAACCTGGAAAGAAATCAAATTCGAATTTGATACGGTTGACAAGCTGGACGTGTCCCACAAATAA
- a CDS encoding ribulose bisphosphate carboxylase small subunit produces MSDMQDYKSSLSDTSSRKFETFSYLPALTPEQIRAQIEYIVGKGWNPGIEHTEPENARGNYWYMWKLPMFGETNVDAILAEVEACHKAHPDNHVRLLGFDNYAQSAGAAMVIYRGKVV; encoded by the coding sequence ATGAGTGATATGCAAGATTACAAATCGAGCTTGAGCGATACATCAAGCCGTAAGTTTGAAACTTTTTCATACTTGCCTGCTCTGACCCCCGAGCAAATCCGTGCCCAAATCGAGTACATCGTCGGCAAGGGTTGGAACCCGGGTATCGAACACACTGAGCCGGAAAATGCCCGTGGCAACTACTGGTACATGTGGAAACTGCCTATGTTCGGTGAGACCAACGTTGATGCTATTCTGGCTGAAGTGGAAGCTTGCCACAAAGCTCACCCGGATAATCACGTTCGTCTGCTGGGCTTTGATAACTATGCGCAATCTGCCGGTGCTGCGATGGTCATTTATCGCGGTAAAGTCGTTTAA
- a CDS encoding CbbQ/NirQ/NorQ/GpvN family protein: MSKSDITVDPAQYVIETEPYYEPVANEVELYEAAYSARMPVMLKGPTGCGKSRFVEYMAYRLKRPLITVACNEDMTASDLVGRFLLDKDGTKWQDGPLTTAARIGAICYLDEVVEARQDTTVVIHPLTDHRRSLPLDKKGELIEAHKDFQLVISYNPGYQSLMKDLKQSTKQRFGGMDFDYPDEKIETAIVSKESGVDADTAHKLVQIAHRTRNLKGHGLDEGISTRLLVYAGQLIGKGVEPVAACSMTMVTPLTDDPDMRDTLNAAVQTFFS; the protein is encoded by the coding sequence ATGTCAAAGAGTGATATCACAGTTGATCCAGCTCAGTATGTTATAGAAACTGAACCCTACTACGAACCCGTTGCAAATGAAGTGGAGTTGTACGAGGCTGCATACAGCGCGCGTATGCCGGTCATGTTAAAGGGACCGACCGGTTGTGGAAAATCCCGGTTTGTGGAGTACATGGCTTACAGGTTGAAACGCCCTTTAATCACGGTGGCTTGTAACGAAGATATGACGGCGTCCGATTTGGTGGGTCGATTCCTGCTGGACAAAGACGGAACCAAGTGGCAGGACGGACCATTAACTACAGCAGCGCGCATCGGTGCCATCTGCTATCTGGATGAAGTGGTCGAAGCACGCCAGGATACGACGGTGGTTATCCATCCGCTAACTGACCACCGTCGTAGCTTGCCGCTGGACAAAAAAGGCGAGCTCATCGAAGCACACAAAGATTTTCAATTGGTGATTTCTTACAATCCCGGTTATCAAAGTCTCATGAAAGACTTAAAACAATCCACCAAGCAGCGTTTTGGTGGGATGGATTTTGACTACCCGGACGAGAAAATCGAAACGGCTATCGTATCCAAAGAGTCCGGTGTGGACGCGGACACTGCACACAAGCTGGTACAAATTGCCCATCGTACCCGTAACCTTAAAGGTCACGGCCTGGACGAAGGTATTTCCACTCGTTTGCTCGTATACGCAGGCCAATTAATTGGCAAAGGTGTGGAGCCGGTTGCCGCTTGCAGCATGACCATGGTAACCCCTTTGACCGATGATCCGGATATGCGTGATACCTTAAACGCGGCAGTGCAAACGTTCTTTAGTTAA
- a CDS encoding nitric oxide reductase activation protein NorD, with the protein MSIKLEDYEDYISGIAPEVRSVLEGTFQEAARVMSPTGLQEYLDGAKALCNLGRGKGVVISYLQQMPLVAKECGEDIINDCLTAAMKLSSMTSGEVIALLFDSLPTASRRLGDAELLRGYLTLVHQLASTAARGVRPMLNHIDELLSKLTLSGLRRWANFGAEAYRRDFNNLTSYFNLESQDSRAMLQKERRGTLFIDTQRKLNFYLRALWGRDFFLRPTGADYTDFRPYIASHVLHMPDAVDSIGDIAGLELYRATAAHMAAHICYTQSRISAEQLSPAQLFFVGFVEDARIEYKAIKEFPGLKNLWRSLLDVAFEGDVEHKTMLVLEQVALMLLDANVKTDDAELNAFCEKFHANIETEQDNNEFSWHLGMELFNLFSTRKEVPSLRILERIRIPYRDDNRFVWEFEEFTFEVMNQYVAASQRQVRKTVSVVEMANEVDCELAGDDAQEIWTCPTEMFPYEDDLEKTKSFNVMWGKEPVSEPFHYHEWDYHIQLHRPDWVTVYERRQAKGMVQDIEKIMLEYRPVAWRIKQIIDLLTPEGVQRVRNMEDGDEVDINAAVDAMISIRMGEQPNPRITMRNVIKNRDLSVVVLMDLSESTNETVSGSDKTVLQLTREAATLVATAINGIGDPFALHGFASDGRHDVQYYRFKDFNQHFDDDAKSRLAGMKGGLSTRMGAALRHAGKHLLKQPEKRKLILLVTDGEPADIDERDPQHLRHDTKKAVEELYSKGVLTYCLTLDPHADAYVKRIFGANNYTIIDHVQRLPEKLPQLFASLTA; encoded by the coding sequence ATGTCGATAAAACTCGAAGATTACGAAGATTACATTAGCGGTATCGCCCCTGAAGTTCGTAGTGTGCTGGAAGGAACTTTCCAGGAAGCGGCCAGGGTTATGTCCCCGACCGGTTTGCAAGAATATCTGGACGGTGCCAAGGCCCTTTGTAACCTGGGGCGGGGCAAAGGGGTGGTGATATCCTATTTGCAACAAATGCCATTGGTTGCAAAAGAGTGTGGTGAAGACATCATTAACGATTGTCTCACCGCAGCCATGAAGCTGTCTTCCATGACCTCCGGTGAGGTGATCGCGCTGTTGTTTGACAGCTTACCGACGGCATCGCGCCGCCTCGGCGATGCGGAGCTGTTGCGTGGGTATCTTACCTTGGTCCATCAGTTGGCATCCACGGCGGCTCGGGGCGTGCGACCCATGCTCAATCACATTGACGAGCTTTTGTCCAAGTTAACCTTAAGTGGCTTGAGGCGTTGGGCTAATTTTGGTGCCGAGGCCTATCGTCGGGATTTTAATAACCTGACCTCCTATTTTAACCTGGAATCCCAGGACAGCCGGGCCATGTTGCAGAAAGAGCGCCGTGGTACGCTGTTTATCGACACGCAAAGAAAGTTAAATTTTTATTTGCGTGCGCTTTGGGGGCGGGATTTCTTTTTGCGACCGACCGGTGCGGACTATACTGATTTTCGACCTTACATTGCCTCCCATGTGTTACATATGCCGGATGCGGTGGACAGTATCGGAGATATTGCCGGTTTGGAATTGTATCGTGCCACAGCTGCGCACATGGCGGCACATATTTGTTATACCCAATCGCGTATCTCTGCTGAACAACTCAGCCCTGCACAGCTGTTTTTTGTTGGCTTTGTTGAAGATGCCCGCATTGAATACAAGGCCATCAAAGAATTTCCCGGTTTGAAAAATCTGTGGCGTTCATTGTTGGATGTTGCCTTTGAAGGCGATGTGGAACACAAGACCATGTTGGTATTGGAGCAAGTTGCTCTCATGCTGCTCGACGCCAATGTTAAAACCGATGACGCTGAATTAAATGCATTTTGTGAAAAATTCCACGCCAATATTGAAACAGAGCAGGACAACAATGAGTTTTCCTGGCATCTGGGTATGGAGTTGTTTAATCTCTTTTCCACCCGCAAAGAAGTGCCCAGTCTGCGTATTCTGGAGCGAATCCGGATTCCCTATCGTGATGACAACCGTTTCGTGTGGGAGTTTGAAGAATTCACTTTTGAGGTAATGAACCAATACGTGGCTGCCAGTCAACGCCAAGTGCGCAAGACCGTCAGTGTAGTGGAAATGGCCAATGAAGTGGATTGCGAACTGGCGGGAGACGATGCTCAGGAGATTTGGACTTGTCCAACCGAAATGTTTCCCTATGAAGACGATCTGGAAAAAACCAAAAGTTTTAATGTGATGTGGGGCAAGGAGCCGGTTTCCGAACCGTTCCACTATCATGAATGGGATTATCATATTCAATTGCATCGCCCGGATTGGGTAACCGTTTACGAGCGACGCCAAGCCAAAGGCATGGTTCAAGACATTGAAAAAATTATGCTCGAATACCGCCCCGTAGCATGGCGAATCAAGCAGATCATTGATTTGTTGACTCCGGAAGGCGTACAGCGGGTACGCAATATGGAAGATGGCGATGAAGTGGATATTAATGCCGCCGTTGATGCCATGATTTCCATTCGTATGGGGGAGCAGCCCAATCCTCGAATAACCATGCGCAATGTGATTAAAAATCGCGATCTTTCCGTGGTGGTATTGATGGACTTGTCCGAGTCCACCAATGAAACCGTATCCGGTTCCGACAAAACCGTACTGCAACTCACCCGTGAGGCCGCAACTTTGGTGGCTACGGCGATCAACGGTATTGGTGATCCATTTGCACTGCACGGTTTCGCTTCCGACGGTCGTCATGACGTGCAGTACTACCGGTTTAAAGATTTTAATCAGCACTTCGATGATGACGCCAAATCCCGTTTGGCGGGAATGAAAGGCGGTTTGTCCACTCGCATGGGTGCGGCCTTGCGTCACGCCGGTAAGCATTTGTTGAAACAGCCGGAAAAGCGAAAGTTAATCTTGTTGGTGACCGATGGTGAACCGGCGGATATTGATGAGCGTGATCCGCAACATTTGCGTCACGATACGAAAAAAGCGGTGGAAGAACTCTACAGCAAGGGCGTGTTGACCTACTGTCTTACTTTGGATCCTCACGCCGATGCGTATGTGAAACGCATATTCGGTGCTAACAACTATACTATAATTGATCATGTGCAGCGTTTGCCGGAGAAGTTGCCGCAGTTGTTTGCCAGCTTAACTGCTTAA
- a CDS encoding phosphate/phosphite/phosphonate ABC transporter substrate-binding protein, giving the protein MNIRKSVLSFWLALMVCLPASANNSKPLEMGVFPFLPARELENIFAPMAASISDALGREIQFRSSLSYRNFMERSDSQIYDIAFVQPFDYIRLADKHDYVPLASRGEELAAVLVVKEDGPIKTIADLKGKRLALPPDVAAVSRLTKALLIENGINPEKDMEVRHMRSHVSCMQQVLVGLADVCGTAAPPIRFFEAKMKTKFNRLAKSRTIPHSLYIANKRLPVELRNKIRAAILGWSKNEEGIMLLKRGRMKPFVAVEDKDYDVIRDLVKLLEK; this is encoded by the coding sequence ATGAACATTCGAAAATCGGTGTTGTCATTCTGGCTAGCTTTAATGGTCTGCTTGCCTGCCAGCGCAAATAATTCCAAACCATTAGAAATGGGAGTTTTTCCATTTTTGCCTGCACGAGAGTTAGAGAACATCTTCGCGCCTATGGCGGCCTCCATTAGTGATGCACTGGGGAGAGAAATCCAATTTCGATCCAGCCTGAGTTATCGGAATTTTATGGAGCGCTCTGACTCGCAAATATACGATATCGCGTTTGTTCAGCCCTTTGACTACATTCGACTTGCGGATAAACACGACTATGTGCCGTTGGCATCGCGAGGAGAGGAGTTGGCTGCAGTATTAGTGGTTAAAGAAGACGGTCCCATCAAAACTATTGCGGATCTGAAGGGCAAGCGTTTGGCTTTACCTCCTGATGTTGCAGCGGTGAGCCGCTTGACCAAAGCGCTGTTAATAGAAAACGGAATCAATCCGGAAAAAGATATGGAAGTTCGTCACATGCGTTCTCATGTTTCCTGCATGCAACAAGTACTAGTAGGTCTGGCGGACGTATGTGGTACAGCAGCACCCCCTATCCGCTTTTTTGAGGCTAAGATGAAAACCAAATTCAATCGCTTAGCCAAGAGCCGAACGATTCCTCACAGTCTCTACATTGCCAATAAGCGTTTGCCAGTAGAGCTGCGAAATAAAATTCGGGCTGCCATTCTGGGTTGGAGTAAAAACGAAGAAGGTATAATGTTACTGAAACGCGGTCGAATGAAACCGTTTGTTGCGGTTGAAGATAAAGATTATGATGTGATTCGTGATTTGGTCAAATTGCTCGAAAAATAG
- a CDS encoding ATP-binding protein: MNSISFKYRIAIVFFILVAIIMAFTLWLTLSRSLDENRKHLIINENVIVKQIIDLSRIALFTLEFDDLQPYIEQYVEDPHVVKILVADRKGRVLVSSAVEDLGSTIPTMVDDNDRFWRVEEISNTSGVLGILAVNFSHAELIEVNRQVMELGVKIAVISMIVTAVVGMLLGILLTRRLSALAQAASKFASGNLDMRVKLKGSDEVAVVGTAFDNMADSIAKYVYELRQSQSRLREAHDDLENRVRDRTQELAVARDEALKASQTKSKFLASMSHELRTPLNAILGYSELLKEEAEHNKDETLVSDLGRINSAGTHLLSLINNILDLSKIEAGKMDFFPTWVEVKPFVDETILTMEPLLAKHNNKFSVHYDGDLGQMYVDKTKIRQVLINLLSNATRFAEGKAIRLEVSRMRGGKDEWMVFEVADEGVGMDSNKLNEIFNEFSQLDSARKDNKGTGLGLPISQKICCLMGGEITVKSELHCGSTFRVRIPSRMAANAS; the protein is encoded by the coding sequence ATGAACAGCATTTCCTTCAAGTATCGTATCGCCATTGTATTTTTTATATTAGTAGCAATTATTATGGCGTTTACCTTGTGGCTGACTTTATCCCGTTCCTTGGATGAAAATCGTAAGCATTTGATCATCAATGAAAATGTGATAGTGAAGCAGATTATAGATTTAAGCCGTATTGCTTTATTCACATTGGAATTTGACGATTTACAGCCGTATATCGAGCAGTATGTGGAAGATCCACATGTGGTGAAAATACTGGTTGCAGATCGCAAGGGCAGGGTTCTCGTGAGCAGTGCGGTGGAGGATCTTGGTAGCACCATTCCGACCATGGTGGATGACAACGACCGGTTCTGGCGCGTGGAGGAGATTAGTAATACCTCGGGTGTGTTGGGAATATTGGCAGTGAACTTTTCCCATGCGGAGTTAATCGAGGTTAATCGTCAGGTGATGGAGCTTGGGGTTAAGATCGCTGTGATCAGCATGATCGTAACCGCCGTGGTTGGAATGTTGTTGGGTATTTTGCTCACCCGGAGATTAAGTGCACTGGCTCAGGCCGCCAGTAAATTTGCATCCGGTAACCTAGACATGCGTGTCAAGTTAAAAGGTTCGGATGAAGTGGCTGTGGTGGGTACGGCATTTGACAACATGGCTGACTCCATCGCCAAGTATGTGTATGAGCTGCGTCAAAGTCAGTCCCGCTTACGTGAAGCCCATGACGATCTGGAAAACCGAGTCCGGGATCGCACACAAGAGTTGGCGGTGGCCAGAGACGAAGCGTTGAAAGCCAGCCAGACTAAAAGTAAATTTTTGGCCAGTATGAGTCACGAGTTGCGCACCCCACTAAACGCCATTTTGGGTTACAGCGAACTTCTGAAAGAAGAGGCCGAACACAATAAGGATGAAACACTGGTTAGCGATTTGGGGAGAATCAACTCGGCCGGAACCCATTTGCTCAGTTTGATCAATAACATACTCGATTTGTCCAAAATCGAGGCGGGGAAAATGGATTTTTTCCCCACGTGGGTAGAGGTCAAACCTTTTGTGGATGAAACCATTCTGACCATGGAGCCCTTGTTGGCTAAACACAACAATAAGTTCAGTGTGCACTACGATGGTGATCTTGGGCAAATGTATGTGGATAAAACCAAAATTCGCCAGGTGTTAATCAATCTGCTCAGTAATGCGACTCGTTTCGCCGAAGGTAAGGCCATTCGTTTGGAAGTTTCTCGTATGCGAGGTGGTAAGGACGAATGGATGGTGTTCGAGGTGGCGGACGAAGGTGTGGGTATGGATAGCAACAAACTCAATGAAATTTTCAATGAGTTTTCACAGTTGGATAGTGCCAGAAAAGATAACAAAGGAACGGGTTTGGGATTGCCCATCAGTCAAAAAATATGTTGTTTAATGGGCGGTGAAATCACGGTGAAAAGTGAGCTGCATTGCGGTTCCACGTTTCGCGTTCGGATCCCATCTCGCATGGCAGCTAATGCATCCTAG